From one Rhodamnia argentea isolate NSW1041297 chromosome 1, ASM2092103v1, whole genome shotgun sequence genomic stretch:
- the LOC115738841 gene encoding RNA cytosine-C(5)-methyltransferase NSUN2-like, whose translation MGGGGGGRGRSRTQRRHFAQSRENVWKRPKSDPSDANPDADNGNDTSNASDTLSWQPFATQNLAFDEYYKDQGIVSQEEWDTFVECLRKPLPSAFRINSSSQFWMDIRSQLENDFAKSLQAEFIEGDEVEPIRPLAWYPENLAWHSNFSRMQLRKNQALERFHEFLKLENEIGNITRQEAVSMVPPLFLDVQPDHFVLDMCAAPGSKTFQLLEIIHRSTKPGSLPKGMVIANDLDVQRCNLLIHQTKRMCTANLVVTNHEAQQFPGCRLNKSHFATSEMGNQLGPCLNQLLFDRVLCDVPCSGDGTLRKAPDIWRKWNTGMGNGIHGLQIQIAMRGISLLKVGGRMVYSTCSMNPIENEAVVAEILRKCGGCVELLDVSSELPQLMRRPGHRKWKVRDRGTWMASYKDVPLSRRGAVHPSMFPSGSSVEPVDHSLGLEEQHQNGRATSSEDPCIQLDKPVTLANNLEEEVSIFPLERCMRIVPHDQNGGAFFIAVFHKVGPLPVGTLEKHNSHRAKSSFHNDRQHDEAQDKLFEDMKTSADCSANGNNEKVAEAALESCEDGPQEALLETDSVIACENDDSKEAEAPSEENDDGKAGGKRKLQIQGKWRGVDPVVFFRDEDVINSIKNFYGILDSFQLSDHLVTRNSETTRVKRIYYVSESVKELLELNFKVGQQLKITSIGLKMFERQTSREGTSAPCSFRISSEGLPLILPYLTKQILDASVEDFKHLLQYKSIKFTDFVDAEFGEKASKLLPGCCVIVLRKDNEGSSNPNLVHESPIAIGCWRGKATLSVMVTALDCQELLERLLLRMEPTKEYPVQESEPLKGACEVNNSDMVEDVDEIRLNAVG comes from the exons atgggcggcggcggcggaggaaggGGCAGGTCACGGACTCAGCGGAGGCACTTCGCTCAGAGCAGAGAGAACGTGTGGAAGCGTCCCAAATCCGATCCCTCCGACGCCAACCCCGACGCCGACAATGGCAACGATACCAGCAACGCCAGCGACACTCTCTCTTGGCAGCCTTTCGCCACTCAAAACCTCGCCTTTGACGAATACTacaag GATCAAGGGATAGTGTCCCAAGAAGAGTGGGACACATTCGTCGAGTGCCTCCGGAAACCGTTGCCGTCTGCTTTTCGCATTAATTCAAG TAGCCAATTTTGGATGGACATTCGATCACAGTTAGAGAATGACTTTGCAAAATCTCTGCAGGCTGAG TTTATCGAGGGGGATGAAGTGGAGCCCATAAGACCATTAGCCTGGTATCCTGAGAATCTTGCATGGCATTCCAACTTTTCCCGCATGCAGCTGAGGAAGAATCAGGCTCTTGAAAG GTTTCATGAGTTCTTAAAGCTGGAAAATGAGATTGGGAACATCACAAGACAGGAAGCTGTCAGCATG GTGCCGCCTCTTTTCTTGGATGTACAACCGGACCATTTTGTGCTGGACA TGTGTGCGGCTCCTGGATCAAAAACATTCCAGTTGCTTGAGATTATACACCGATCAACAAAACCAGGATCTTTACCTAAAGGAATG GTCATTGCCAATGATCTGGATGTCCAACGATGCAATCTTCTCATTCATCAAACAAAAAGAATGTGCACTGCCAACTTGGTGGTCACAAATCATGAAGCTCAACAATTTCCAGGCTGCCGTTTAAACAAAAGCCACTTTGCTACCTCTGAGATGGGAAATCAGTTGGGTCCATGTCTTAATCAACTCCTTTTCGATCGTGTCTTATGTGACGTTCCCTGCAGTGGAGATGGTACCCTCAGAAAGGCCCCAGATATATGGAGAAAGTG GAATACCGGAATGGGCAATGGAATTCATGGCTTGCAAATTCAGATAGCGATGAGAG GGATATCATTGCTTAAAGTTGGTGGGAGAATGGTTTACTCAACCTGTTCGATGAATCCAATTGAGAATGAGGCGGTGGTTGCTGAG ATTCTGCGAAAATGTGGAGGCTGTGTTGAATTACTTGATGTTTCTAGTGAGCTTCCTCAACTTATGCGACGGCCAGGTCATAGGAAATGGAAG GTTCGTGACAGAGGCACCTGGATGGCTTCCTACAAGGATGTTCCCCTGTCTCGTAGGGGTGCAGTGCATCCCAGTATGTTTCCTTCAGGTAGTTCTGTAGAACCTGTTGATCATTCTTTAGGACTCGAGGAACAGCACCAGAATGGTCGTGCTACAAGTTCGGAAGACCCGTGTATTCAATTGGATAAGCCTGTGACTTTGGCCAATAATCTTGAGGAGGAAGTTTCTATATTTCCGCTGGAACGTTGCATGAGAATAGTGCCTCATGATCAGAATGGTGGAGCTTTCTTCATTGCTGTCTTCCACAAAGTGGGCCCCCTTCCAG TGGGTACTCTGGAGAAACACAATAGCCATCGAGCAAAATCTTCCTTCCATAATGACAGACAGCATGATGAAGCTCAAGATAAGCTCTTTGAAGATATGAAGACATCCGCGGATTGTTCAGCAAATGGCAACAACGAGAAAGTTGCAGAAGCAGCTCTGGAATCTTGTGAGGATGGCCCACAAGAAGCTCTTTTGGAAACAGATTCTGTGATCGCCTGTGAAAATGATGACTCGAAAGAGGCTGAAGCTCCGAGTGAGGAAAACGATGATGGAAAAGCAGGTGGCAAGAGGAAGTTGCAGATCCAAGGCAAGTGGAGGGGCGTCGATCCTGTTGTATTTTTCCGAGATGAAGATGTCATAAACAGCATTAAGAACTTTTATGGCATCCTTGATTCCTTCCAATTGAGCGACCACCTTGTTACAAGGAACAGTGAAACAACCCGTGTGAAGAGGATTTACTATGTTTCAGAATCAGTTAAGGAACTTCTGGAGCTGAATTTTAAAGTGGGCCAGCAACTTAAGATAACATCTATCGGCCTTAAGATGTTT GAACGACAAACATCAAGAGAAGGTACCTCTGCACCATGCTCGTTCCGCATATCATCTGAAGGCTTGCCACTCATCCTCCCATATCTAACCAAACAAATCCTAGATGCATCCGTGGAAGATTTTAAGCATCTTTTGCAGTACAAGAGTATTAAATTTACAGATTTTGTTGATGCTGAATTTGGTGAGAAGGCATCAAAGCTACTGCCCGGCTGCTGTGTTATAGTTTTGCGGAAAG ATAATGAAGGCTCATCAAATCCAAATCTTGTGCATGAGTCCCCAATAGCTATTGGTTGCTGGAGGGGTAAGGCGACACTGAGTGTTATGGTGACTGCACTTGATTGTCAGGAGCTGCTAGAAAGGCTTTTGCTGCGTATGGAACCTACGAAGGAATATCCAGTGCAAGAGAGCGAGCCCTTAAAAGGTGCATGTGAAGTGAACAATAGTGACATGGTTGAGGATGTTGATGAAATTAGACTCAACGCTGTAGGCTGA